GTTTTCCTGGAGGGGTGGAACAGGGACGCAGGCAGCATTGGCAGAGTGGTtgggggcctttttttttttttctttcgtgcTTTTGAATGTCTCATAAAGTGGCCTAGAATGACCTCAAACTCGCTATCGTGGCCATACCCAGCAGCAGAAacctaggttgtttttttttttaaatcgtggGTACACACACCTAGGCTATGTGCGGCAGTCGAAAGAGTAGTTAGAGGGTCAGTTTTTTCCACACTATAGGTATAGGTCTGAGAGattaaacttaggtcctcaggcgTGACAgcagatgcctttacctgctgacaGTCTTATCGTGAGGctgtttattgtttaaaaattattattcctaattttttccttgagacagggtttgtgtaactggaactcactctgtagaccaggctggcctcaaactcagagatctgcctgcctctgcttcctgagtgctggggttaaagaccaGCAGCAGCCCAGCAGTTCTTTCTTTCGAGACAGTCTTACTCTATAGTCCTGACTAGCCTGtaacttgctgtgtaaaccatCACTAGCCTAAACTCTCAGCCgtctgcctgcctcccgagtgcagggattaaaagcctgtgccaccaacTTCAGCTGTTTCTATTACTGCATGTTTTGTGCAACTGCCTACAAAGGcccaggtgtcagatccccctggatctggagttacaggtggttgtcagcAGCCCGGTATGGAACTTGTCTACAGGACAAGTActccctcttaactgctgagtcacctctgcaAGCTTGTGAGACCTAATTTTGAGGCAGCCACTGTTTCCCTAGGTCTGGAGTGGTCTGTCGAGTCAAATACTGCAATAGCCTTCCAGACATCCCATTTGACCCCAAGTTCATCACCTACCCCTTCGACCAGAACAGGTAAGACTGAGCTCAAGGAAGGAAAAACTCCCAAGAAATAGTTCACTGAAGGTAAGGAGTACTTACTGCATCTTCCTCCCTTGTGCCAGCACATAGGAGGTGCTCCATAGATACTAGTAGACAAAGCAGCATGTGATACTCCTCTGAGAAGCTGCCAGTGCTGGAAACATTGAGTTCCTCTCCATAGAGGCTTAGCTTCTAAGAAGGGAGGATGTGGTGGATGAGGGTGGATCAGGAAATTATAATAGGCATGTTTTCCCACCCAGGTTTGTTCAGTATAAAGCAACTTCTTTGGAGAAACAGCACAAACATGACCTTCTAACTGAGCCTGACCTGGGGGTCACCATTGATCTCATCAACCCTGACACCTATCGCATCGATCCCAATGGTGTGTGAGGAAACAGGGAGGGTCTGCTTTAGGCCAGCAAGGGCAGGCCTGGGCATCCCTCACAGTCCTGCCCCTCACTCCCTAGTTCTTCTGGATCCAGCTGATGAGAAGCTTTTGGAAGAGGAGATTCAGGCTCCCACCAGCTCTAAGAGGTAAGGTGATACCATATGGATACTGGGTTGGCTCTGCCAAGCATGGGACCCTGAGGTGCCTGGTCTACTCCAGATCCCAGCAGCACGCGAAGGTGGTGCCATGGATGCGGAAGACAGAGTATATCTCCACTGAGTTCAACAGATATGGCATCTCCAATGAGAAGCCTGAGGTCAAGTAAGTAACAAACAGGTGGTAGGGGAAGCGGGCAAGACTTTAGAGATGTCCAGAGGCCTCTGACAACTTTCTCTTTACTTCTAGGATTGGGGTTTCTGTGAAGCAGCAGTTCACAGAGGAAGAAATATACAAAGACAGGGACAGCCAGATTACAGCTATTGAGAAGACTTTTGAAGATGCCCAGAAATCGGTAATTGGAGGAAAGGGATAAAAGCAAGAGAGCGGCTCAGGTTCTTCCTTTCTCACCCTTTTTGTTCTAACAGATCTCCCAGCATTACAGCAAGCCCCGAGTGACACCAGTGGAGGTCATGCCTGTCTTCCCAGACTTCAAGGTCAGGTTTGGGGTGGGAAGGAAGCAGGGTCAACTTCCTGTGCCTAACCAGTCCATACTAACTTTAGTGTCTTCTATTCCCCAGATGTGGATCAACCCATGTGCTCAGGTCATTTTTGATTCAGACCCAGCCCCTAAGGACACGAGTGGGGCAGCTGCACTAGAGATGATGTCTCAGGCCATGATCAGGTCAGTGGTCTTGCTTTATACCTTGGCCTGCTGCTTGTTGCCTCGCCCCCATTTGGGTGTTTTGAAATGGGGTATGGTATGATCCTGTTGCTCAGGCTGAGCTCCAACTCCTGGcattcctcttgcctcagcctctggaaagGTGAATTTACAGGCATGTCtcaccacacctagctttgtTACTTCTTTGCCTTTGACCTTTACTTTCTTCTCCCCACAACCAGGGGCATGATGGATGAGGAAGGGAACCAGTTTGTGGCTTATTTTCTACCTGTGGAAGAGACACTGAAGAAACGAAAACGGGaccaggaggaggagatggactATGCACCAGATGATGTGTAAGGGTTAGGTTTTGGATTTCTGAAGTGTGTCCCATTTTCTACTCAGAACAAATGGGGCTGACCCTGTACCCCTTCCACAGGTATGACTACAAGATTGCTCGGGAATACAACTGGAATGTGAAGAACAAGGCCAGTAAGGGCTACGAGGAAAACTACTTCTTCATCTTTCGGGAGGGCGACGGAGTCTACTACAATGAACTGGAGACCAGGTACTCAGCACTGTTTCACTAGTTTGGccctgttgtttctttctttctttctttctttctttctttctttctttctttctttttttttttttttggtttttcgagacagggtttctctgtggttttggagtctgtcctggaactagctcttgtagaccaggctggtctcaaattcggagatccaactgcctctgcctcctgagtgcttggattaaggtGTGCACTACTGCTCTGCTAGCCCTGTGGTTTTTGAGGCCACACAATAACTACTCTGAGGTCATATGTACCTAAGGATTTGCTCTATGTTTGTGTAAGCAGCAGGACCATGCTTATTAATGTGGGCTTGACCTGGTTCTGATACCGtaaaccagaaagaaaatctTCTCATTATACAGGATATAAACATGGTCATTTTTCTCACACATGGTAGGCAAGTCCCCTGATACTGATACATTCCTAGTTTCAACAgtttttgtgtgtgatgtgtttatGTTCATTGAGGGCTGCTATCAGTTGTTTTcctgttgcttttattttgtgtgcatgcatacggAAATCAGGATAACTTGGGGGAAAGAGTTTTCTCCTTCCGCCATGGCACTTTACCAACCAACCCTTCAGCaggttttaaatgaaatattagaTACAACTGCAAGAGTGTCACTTCAGAATTCtttgaagggggctggagagatggctcagaggttaagagcactgcctgctcttccaaaggtcctgggttcaattcccagcaaccacatggtggctcacaaccatctgtaatgggatctggtgccctcttccagcctgcaggcagacacacagacagaatattgtatacataataaataaaatatataaattctttGAGGGCTAAAAGCTAACTTGTCCTGTTGGCtgtggtttgagtttctgttcaGTACAGAGGTGACAGGCTCTGATCCTGGAGTCTAGCTGAAGATGTGAAAACAGATGgggtagctgggcagtggtggtacacacctttaatctcagcactcaggaggcagagaaaggcagatctctctcagagtttgaggccagcctggtctacatagagagttccaggacagcaagactgtttacagaaaaaccctgtctcgaggggGTGGGGGAACGGACAGACACACCAAAACAGGCAGAGTGACAGCACTAAGTGATTATTACAATCCAGCTTCATTATACTGCTGCTATGTTGTTCTTATTTAAAAGCCAGAAACCAAAAATTTGCCATTCCCTTGTTTTTAAGAGTTGGGTAAGGGGCCTTGGGAAATTGCtgggtcttccagaggaccctggttcttAGCCCAGTTCTCACACAGCATCTAACTGCTTGTTAACTCTAGTTGCCaggagaatctgatgccctcttctggcttctgacaGCACTGCATacagtacacacatatacatgcaaacaaaacaccattcacttaaaagtatatatatcttaaaagaaACCCCTTGAAGTTGGGTAAATCAAATCAGAGACATTAACTGCCCTTAATTcccatgtacatgcatgtatactcTGTATTCTGATATGCTCTGGGCCATACATTGATAGGGAACCAGGTATCAAGTGAGACTGGTCCCAAAGATGTTATGTATAttgttctgtctgcaggccagaagagggcatcagatatcattacagatggttgtgagccaccatgtgattgctgggaattgaactcggggtcctctggaagaatagccagtgctcttctgagccgtctcttcagccccttagtgtaggttttttttttttttttttttttttttttttttttttttttttttggtttttcgagacagggtttctctgtggttttggagcctgtcctggaactagctcttgtagaccaggctggtctcgaactcacagagatccacctgcctctgcttcccgagtgctgggattaaaggcgtgcgccaccaccgcccggctccttagTGTAGTTTTTAACTGACTCTTCCACCTTTTACAATTGTCCACTGCAGGGTCCGTCTTAGTAAGCGTCGGGCCAAGGCTGGGGTTCAGTCAGGTACCAATGCTCTGCTTGTGGTCAAACACCGTGACATGAACGAAAAGGAATTAGAAGCCCAGGTAACAAGCTCTTTTGGCCCAGGACACCCACAGGGAGGCTAGTGGTGGGTGAGGACAGGGTCAGAACATCTTCCATCTTCCCAATTCACTGGTTCCAGGAGGCACGAAAGGCTCAGTTGGAAAACCACGaaccagaggaagaggaggaagaggagatggaggctGAAGAGAAAGAAGCTGGGGGCTCAGGTAAAGGACGGGTCACATCCGGGGAGCCCTGGGAGGGTGGGCAATGGGATCTCACCTGTCCCTGCTTCCTTGCAGATGAGGAGCATGAGAAGGGCAGCAGTAGTGAAAAGGAGGGCAGTGAGGATGAGCGCTCTGGCAGCGAGAGTGACCGGGAGGAGGGTGACAGGGATGAGGCAAGTGACAAGAGTGGCAGCGGCGAGGACGAGAGCAGTGAGGATGAAGCTCGTGCTGCTCGGGACAAAGAAGAGATTTTCGGTAGTGATGCTGATTCAGAAGATGATGCTGACTCTGATGATGAGGAGAGAGGGCAGGCCCGTAGGGGCAGTGACAATGACTCTGACAGTGGTAGTGATGGGGGTGACCAGCGGAGCCGCAGCCAGAGTAGGAGCCGCAGCCGCAGCGCCAGCCCTTTCCCCAGTGGCAGTGAGCACTCGGCTCAGGAGGACGGCAGTGAAGCTGCAGCTTCTGATTCCAGTGAGGCTGACAGTGACAGTGACTGAGCCTCAAGGCCTTCAGAGGAGGCCAGCAGAGACACCATTAGGGCAGGGAAGCACTTTTCTAGCTGTCTGTTTTGTGAGCCCTTTGTTCATCCCCCACCCCTCAGTCTTTGCTGTTAATAAAGCTAACTTCTCTTGACTTCACCTCCCAGAGTTTGTGTTCCCCTTCACCCGGCCCATCCCTACCCCCAGGTGTTTAAGGACCTCCACTTAAGTGACGCACAAAATCAAGGCCCCATGGATTTCCCAGGAAATGCATTATAACAAAAATCACAATcttttaggttttgttgttggttttttttttttccaaaataagccCAGACCATTAACAATTGAAACTCCAACAAACAAGTCTTCTCCAACAGCGAGAAAATGTACAGTTACTCAAAGCTGATTCTGCCAGTGGGGCTGGGGACAGAAGTGGGTAGGATAGGGTGAAACCATGGAGAGGGCTCGGGAGTTGGAGGGTCAGGGTCCTGCCTGTCAGAGTGGGGCCGCCTGCGTCCTGCACTCTGCTGTCAGGTGGGGGGTAAGCTCTCACCTCCCTCTGGGGGAGGGTATCCCTTACCACCTTCCAGTGCCAAGCAGGGTCAGTCACCCTGATGGGAAGTGAACAAGACAAGACCAGACCAGCTTGTGGAGGTGAGGGTCCCTTGAGAGGGAAACCTGCTTATTTCAATAACAGGTGGCCTTTCACCCCACTTCCCACAGTTAGTGGGAGGGGCCGGAGAAGCCTGGGAGTTAGAGGGGAATGAGCAAAAGGCACAGAAACCTGGAGGGCCGGGGTGGGGACTTGCATAGGTTGATGAGTGTGCAAGAGGTACATAAATACACCTGACACCCCGCCCAGCCCGGCACTGGGCGAGGTGGTGGGGACCACAGGCAGGTCCCCATTGCCACTCCACCCCCTGGCTTCTTCCTCCCTGGGCTCAGAGCAGGGGAGGTCCATAGACCAGGAGGCAGGGGCGAGGTTTGGGGGATGGGCTGATAGTGCAGGGAAGGCTgtggttttcaatttttttttttttttggttttttgtttttttcccaacaTTTTGTATCTTTAATAACATACACAATGGTTACCAGCCATATTCATAACAAAAGTTATTCATAAAATGTatctaaaaataacattttttttccttttcatgtgaAAAGCTTGAGAATGTCCCAATGAGGGTGTAGGTTGAGGGGGGGAAGAGGAGTTTGGAATAAGGGACCCTGGCTTCCCCACAGCCTGAACCCCCAAATTCCCTCCCTCCTGGGCCCCAGCACCAGCCCTCATCAGTAATGGGGGGCAGAGGGTTTGTGTGACTCAGGCTGGGCCGCACCTCTGGGTTATGATATAGTGTTCCACTTACATGAGGTCATGACATAATGGGGGTAGGGGAAGGTTGACAGAAAGGGGAtaggcaagaaaacaaaaacccaacaatcCCCTTTCCCTGGTTCCAACCCACAAATCTTTTGCTAACAGACCTGGGGAGCAGAGAAGGGTTATGTTGGTGGGGGAAAGGGACATTAAGGCAACAGACTTCCTGACCTCACTGCGGGCCCGGGGCTGCCCACCTTCAACCTCTGCATCTAGGAGCCAGGGCTGGGATGGGGAAGGGCGAGGGGGTCTGGAGGAGGGGGCTCTGCCCTCTCCTCTCATAAAGTTCAGGTTCCCCCTGCCACTGTCCTGGCTCAGAGAGGCCTGGGGATTCTAAAAATGACAGGGAATGATCAGAGAAAAACCGTTAAGAACTATATAAATATGTATCTTAAATAGGCCTAAGAAATTAATTGTAGAGAACCTCTGATAAACAGGgcaaggaagagggggaggaagatggTGACTGTCCTGGGGTAGGAATGATGAAGGGTAGAAACCAGGGGAGAGGGGCTCTTCTCCAGTGACATACTGGTGAGCAGGCTGTCCACACTGCTTCCCCCACTGTCATGTTTCTGAAGGGCAGGCTGCACAAGGTGGTGGTCAGTATCTCTAAGAAGTCTGCTCTCTTGGGGAAGGACAGGTGTCAGCAGTCTAGGAGGAGGCAGGGGTGGGATAGGGCTGGTGGGAGattggggagggaaggggtagGCAGTCTGGCCAGTCCTTGCCCCTTGCCCCGGCTGCCCTCTCTGATCCCTGGCCTCAGTCAAGATCCCTCAATGGGCCTGGGAGTGAGCAAGGCATGTGCCAATGTTAAACAAAAGTTAAGAGGACGAGTAGAAAAATATCAGAATGTATAGCTGTGCCAGCCCACCCTCTCGCTGCCGAGAAGAAGCCTGTTGGGGGATGGCCCCCGCCCGCCGCCCAGGGAGCCTATGGGTGCGCTGGACTGTGGGTCCCGTCAGATGGTGGAGGTTTTGTCTGTCCCATCTGTggtaagaaagggaggaagggaggaagatcaGGAGCTGGTGGGAGGCCTGAGGAAAGGCACTCACATAGCCTGTCATCCCAGGCAGGCCCTCCCTGGAGTCTGGCCTCCCCTTGGGACCCTCAGGATGGCTCCAAGTTGCTGGGTTCAGAGCTGGAGATGCTGGGTAGGTGGGAGCTAGGTCAGGGGAAGAGGAAATGCTCACCACCCAAGGCGTGTTCTGTCATGCTCAGACACAGAGACTCCAGGGTAGGATTGATCTCCAGGTCAGGCCCAGGTACCGGGCAGTCTggatgggagagaagagaatggTGGTTGTGAGGAGAGGACCAATTtgaatggaaagaaggaag
This genomic window from Chionomys nivalis chromosome 2, mChiNiv1.1, whole genome shotgun sequence contains:
- the Paf1 gene encoding RNA polymerase II-associated factor 1 homolog — translated: MAPTIQTQAQREDGHRPNSHRTLPERSGVVCRVKYCNSLPDIPFDPKFITYPFDQNRFVQYKATSLEKQHKHDLLTEPDLGVTIDLINPDTYRIDPNVLLDPADEKLLEEEIQAPTSSKRSQQHAKVVPWMRKTEYISTEFNRYGISNEKPEVKIGVSVKQQFTEEEIYKDRDSQITAIEKTFEDAQKSISQHYSKPRVTPVEVMPVFPDFKMWINPCAQVIFDSDPAPKDTSGAAALEMMSQAMIRGMMDEEGNQFVAYFLPVEETLKKRKRDQEEEMDYAPDDVYDYKIAREYNWNVKNKASKGYEENYFFIFREGDGVYYNELETRVRLSKRRAKAGVQSGTNALLVVKHRDMNEKELEAQEARKAQLENHEPEEEEEEEMEAEEKEAGGSDEEHEKGSSSEKEGSEDERSGSESDREEGDRDEASDKSGSGEDESSEDEARAARDKEEIFGSDADSEDDADSDDEERGQARRGSDNDSDSGSDGGDQRSRSQSRSRSRSASPFPSGSEHSAQEDGSEAAASDSSEADSDSD